Proteins encoded together in one Cicer arietinum cultivar CDC Frontier isolate Library 1 chromosome 4, Cicar.CDCFrontier_v2.0, whole genome shotgun sequence window:
- the LOC101511128 gene encoding pentatricopeptide repeat-containing protein At4g21065-like yields the protein MIKSKLLSTIQLPSNTPKSRLAEQTCLTLLHSSHCNTFTKLTQIQTFILKHGLQNNPLILTKFASTSSNINAIHYASSFLFPFDQTTPTQPPSYDAFLFNTVIRAYAQTHDSKSKALFFYRTMVRYGVSPNKFTFPFVLKACAGVGSLRLGKLVHGCVVKFGFEEDLHVFNTMIHMYCCCCEGEEGVEIAEKVFDESTKLDSVTWSAMIGGYVRLGRSARAIGLFREMQVVGVFPDEITMISVLSACADLGALELGKWVESYIERENIHKSVELCNAMIDMFAKCGNVDKAVKLFRQMDSRTIVSWTSVIAGLAMHGRGLEAVSIFHEMVKNGVTPDDVAFIGVLSACSHSGLVDKGRHYFNSMERNFSIVPKIEHYGCMVDLFCRCGFVKEAFEFVQNMPFEPNQIIWRTLITACHAIGELKLGESISKELIKNEPMHESNYVLLSNIYAKLRRWDKKTKVREVMDMRGMKKVPGSTMIEVNNEMHEFVAGDKSHDQYKEIYEMVDEMGKEIKRVGYVPTTSQVLLDIDEEDKEDALYRHSEKLAIAFALLNTPPGTSIRIVKNLRICEDCHSATKFISKVYNREIVVRDRNRFHHFKNGLCSCRDFW from the exons ATGATAAAATCCAAGTTACTATCAACAATCCAACTCCCCTCAAACACCCCAAAATCAAGACTAGCAGAACAAACCTGCTTAACACTCCTTCACTCTTCCCACTGCAACACATTCACCAAACTAACTCAAATTCAAACCTTCATTCTCAAACATGGCCTCCAAAACAACCCATTAATCCTCACCAAATTCGCTTCCACTTCCTCCAACATAAACGCCATTCACTACGcttcttcatttttattccCATTTGACCAAACTACCCCTACCCAACCACCCTCTTACGATGCCTTCCTCTTCAACACCGTTATCAGAGCTTATGCTCAAACGCACGATTCAAAATCAAAGGCATTGTTCTTTTATAGAACCATGGTTCGTTACGGTGTTTCGCCTAATAAATTCACGTTTCCGTTTGTTCTTAAAGCGTGTGCTGGTGTTGGCAGTTTGAGGTTGGGGAAATTGGTTCATGGATGTGTCGTGAAGTTTGGTTTTGAGGAGGATCTTCATGTTTTCAATACAATGATTCATatgtattgttgttgttgtgaggGAGAAGAAGGGGTTGAGATTGCTGagaaggtgtttgatgaaagtACTAAGTTGGATTCGGTGACGTGGAGTGCTATGATTGGTGGATATGTGCGTTTGGGACGTTCTGCACGTGCTATTGGGTTGTTTAGAGAAATGCAG GTTGTCGGTGTTTTCCCTGATGAGATCACGATGATATCAGTTTTGTCTGCATGTGCTGATTTGGGGGCACTTGAGCTTGGAAAATGGGTGGAATCATACATTGAGAGGGAAAACATTCATAAGTCTGTGGAACTCTGTAACGCTATGATAGACATGTTTGCAAAGTGTGGCAATGTCGACAAAGCCGTCAAACTGTTCAGACAAATGGACTCACGCACCATAGTTTCATGGACTTCAGTAATTGCTGGTCTTGCAATGCACGGTCGCGGGTTAGAGGCTGTTTCAATATTTCATGAAATGGTTAAAAATGGTGTAACACCTGATGATGTTGCTTTCATTGGGGTGCTCTCTGCTTGCAGTCACTCAGGACTTGTTGACAAAGGAAGACACTATTTCAATTCAATGGAAAGGAATTTCAGCATTGTGCCAAAGATAGAACATTATGGATGCATGGTGGATTTGTTTTGTAGATGTGGATTTGTCAAAGAAGCATTTGAGTTTGTTCAAAACATGCCTTTTGAACCAAACCAAATCATATGGAGAACCCTAATAACTGCTTGTCATGCAATTGGGGAACTCAAGCTTGGAGAGAGTATCTCTAAAGAGCTAATAAAAAATGAGCCGATGCACGAGTCTAACTATGTTTTGTTGTCGAACATTTACGCGAAATTGCGACGATGGGACAAGAAGACTAAGGTGAGGGAGGTGATGGATATGAGAGGGATGAAGAAGGTTCCGGGGAGTACGATGATTGAGGTAaacaatgaaatgcatgagttTGTTGCTGGTGATAAGTCTCATGATCAGTATAAAGAGATATATGAAATGGTGGATGAGATGGGCAAGGAAATCAAAAGGGTAGGGTATGTGCCTACAACATCTCAAGTGTTGCTTGACATTGATGAAGAAGATAAAGAAGATGCTTTGTATAGACATAGTGAAAAGCTTGCCATAGCTTTTGCTCTTTTGAACACTCCCCCTGGAACATCGATTAGGATTGTGAAGAACTTGCGCATTTGTGAGGATTGTCACTCTGCTACTAAGTTTATATCTAAGGTTTATAATAGAGAAATTGTTGTCAGGGACCGCAATCGCTTCCACCATTTCAAAAATGGTTTGTGCTCTTGTAGAGACTTTTGGTAA
- the LOC101500853 gene encoding probable polygalacturonase At3g15720 gives MNIFMMQDLLIIGLLIFCIVSCNSWVGFCQQNTFNVLQYGAKGDGISDDTPAFEKVWEDLCGAQNKGTPMLVVPARYTFFVRQITFSGPCKSQNLHIQIKGNILAPKRDSWGTCSKRWLHFINVKQMTVDGSGVINGQGDAWWGNLTGTVGCTGVPPTAMLFERCDGLQVRGLTFTNGPGSHLYVVHSEDVTISHIVVNTPEDSHNTDGIDLSNSVRVNVYDSEIQSGDDCIAIKGGSQFVNVTRVTCGPKTHGISVGSLGGGGEYEFAEHVNVYNCTFNGAISAARVKTWPVIL, from the exons ATGAATATATTCATGATGCAGGACTTGCTTATAATTGGCCTTCTGATATTTTGTATTGTATCTTGCAACTCGTGGGTTGGATTTTGTCAACAAAATACTTTTAATGTGCTTCAATATGGTGCCAAAGGAGATGGCATTTCTGATGATACACCA GCCTTTGAAAAAGTATGGGAAGATTTATGTGGGGCACAAAATAAAGGGACTCCAATGCTTGTGGTGCCAGCTAGATATACATTTTTTGTACGTCAAATAACTTTCTCCGGTCCTTGCAAATCTCAAAATCTTCATATTCAG ATTAAGGGAAACATACTAGCTCCTAAGAGAGATTCATGGGGTACATGTTCGAAACGGTGGCTTCATTTCATTAACGTAAAACAGATGACAGTTGATGGATCAGGGGTGATCAATGGCCAGGGTGATGCTTGGTGGGGCAAT CTTACAGGAACCGTTGGATGTACTGGGGTTCCTCCTACG GCTATGCTATTTGAAAGATGTGATGGGCTTCAAGTTCGTGGGCTCACTTTTACTAATGGGCCAGGGTCGCATCTCTATGTAGTACATAGCGAAGATGTGACTATCTCACATATCGTCGTAAATACGCCAGAAGATAGTCACAATACTGATGGAATTGATCTCTCAAATTCAGTCCGTGTTAACGTTTATGACTCTGAAATACAAAGCG gTGATGATTGTATTGCTATTAAAGGTGGATCACAATTTGTGAATGTCACCAGAGTTACATGTGGACCTAAAACTCACGGCATAAG TGTGGGGAGTCTAGGGGGTGGTGGAGAATATGAATTTGCAGAACATGTGAACGTTTACAATTGCACATTCAATGGAGCTATTAGTGCAGCAAGAGTCAAGACATGGCCAGTAAtactataa
- the LOC101511438 gene encoding uncharacterized protein, with protein sequence MRRFWNFLANNNNSNNLIQLAFSIPTSNNFRATAFRSYCDPSRIRHQNRPGPLVQYKNLVDQGKLQHDPYQESVATELEKLLARLEKYEREMEEYHVNLSNWEKNRENERRRILTEEVEKQQTDEDWWKRLNNKITERWTSRKRPENVEQGVGKWVSYLKREKKLDSLVGRRPTAPPAPKGLYIYGSVGSGKTMLMDMFYSATEGIVKHRRRYHFHEAMLRINEHMHKIWKKQMEEKPLQSSIAGWIMNLPFDTKAKEWLAAEERYKQEVQMKNILPAVADKFFLEREGDEKGASILCFDEIQTVDVFAIVALSGILSRLLSSGTIIVGTSNRAPKDLNEAGMQREIFQKLVSKLEEHCEKVLIGSEIDYRRYIAQRSVNRVHYLWPIERETIDEFEKKWHNVTDTFGGNIISNTISVMFGRTLEVPESCDGVARFTFDYLCGRPLGAADYIAVAENYHTVFISDIPVMSMRIRDKARRFITLIDELYNHHSCLCCLASSSIDELFQGTEEGTLFDLESFQFETEAEGGRLRRDVLAEGSVGSGGTPVGITSILSGQEEMFAFQRAVSRLIEMQTPLYLDRVSNFHPYFQRQHKKFRKDCDSLLSESSSI encoded by the exons ATGAGAAGATTCTGGAACTTTCTCGCCAATAACAATAACTCTAACAACCTCATCCAATTAGCATTTTCGATCCCAACCTCCAACAACTTCCGCGCCACTGCGTTTCGTTCTTACTGCGATCCATCACGCATCCGCCACCAAAACCGTCCAG GACCGCTTGTGCAGTACAAAAATCTTGTTGATCAAGGGAAGTTGCAACACGATCCTTACCAAGAAAGTGTTGCTACAGAGCTTGAGAAATTGTTAGCAAGGTTGGAGAAATATGAGAGAGAAATGGAAGAGTATCAT GTTAATCTATCTAATTGGGAGAAGAATAGGGAGAATGAGCGGCGAAGGATTCTCACGGAGGAAGTTGAGAAGCAGCAGACGGATGAGGATTGGTGGAAACGGTTGAACAATAAAATTACTGAAAGATGGACCTCCAG GAAAAGACCAGAGAATGTGGAGCAAGGGGTAGGAAAATGGGTGTCATATCTTAAACGTGAGAAGAAGCTGGATTCACTAGTTGGTCGTCGTCCAACTGCTCCTCCAGCTCCTAAAGGACTTTACATATATGGCAGTGTGGGGAGTG GGAAGACAATGCTGATGGACATGTTTTATAGTGCCACTGAAGGAATAGTTAAACATCGAAGAAGGTATCACTTTCATGAG GCCATGCTTAGAATAAATGAACACATGCATAAGATATGGAAGAAACAAATGGAAGAGAAGCCTTTGCAGTCGAGCATTGCTGGTTGGATTATGAATCTTCCCTTTGACACTAAAGCTAAGGAATGGCTGGCTGCAGAAGAAAGATACAAGCAAGAGGTACAGATGAAAAACATTCTTCCAGCTGTAGCAGATAAGTTTTTTCTGGAACGAGAAGGGGACGAAAAGGGAGCTAGCATTTTGTGCTTTGATGAGATACAG ACTGTTGATGTATTTGCTATTGTGGCTTTATCTGGAATTCTAAGCAGATTGCTGAGTAGTGGAACTATCATTGTGGGTACAAGTAATCGAGCACCAAAGGACTTGAATGAG GCTGGTATGCAACGAGAAATCTTCCAAAAACTTGTCTCCAAATTGGAAGAACATTGTGAGAAGGTTTTGATAGGCAGTGAAATTGACTACCGTCGTTATATAGCACAAAGATCAGTAAACCGG GTACACTATTTATGGCCTATTGAAAGGGAAACCATAGATGAATTTGAGAAAAAGTGGCACAATGTAACAGACACATTTGGAGGAAACATAATCTCCAACACCATCTCAGTTATGTTTGGAAG GACACTTGAGGTTCCTGAAAGCTGCGATGGAGTTGCCCGCTTTACATTTGACTATCTCTGTGGTCGCCCA TTGGGTGCAGCAGATTATATTGCAGTAGCTGAAAACTATCACACTGTTTTCATATCTGATATTCCAGTGATGAGTATGCGAATTCGTGACAAG GCCCGGAGATTTATCACTCTTATTGACGAGTTATACAATCATCATTCTTGCCTATGTTGTTTGGCATCCTCTTCAATTGATGAATTATTTCAAGGAACTGAGGAGGGCACACTTTTTGACTTGGAGAG CTTCCAGTTTGAAACAGAGGCTGAAGGCGGGAGACTTCGCCGTGATGTCTTAGCAGAAGGCAGTGTGGGCTCAGGAGGTACCCCTGTTGGAATCACATCCATACTATCTGGTCAAGAAGAGATGTTTGCTTTTCAAAGAGCT GTCTCACGCCTGATTGAAATGCAAACTCCATTATACTTGGACAGAGTCAGTAATTTCCACCCTTATTTTCAGAGGCAGCATAAAAAATTTCGAAAAGATTGTGACAGCTTACTTTCCGAGTCATCGTCAATTTGA